The Streptomyces sp. NBC_01689 genome includes a window with the following:
- the ngcE gene encoding N-acetylglucosamine/diacetylchitobiose ABC transporter substrate-binding protein yields MGSTSAENSSPEGVGRRDLIKRSAALGLISVPTMSFLSACASGGSDDNGSGNKDKGKGKTSKTNPFGVEKGGKLDVVVFKGGYGDDYAKAWEAAFDKKWGTTSAHTGTQEITGKLQPRFNGGNPPDIVDDSGAQQIKLDVLFKNGNLLDLAAVLDAPSIDDPSKKVRDTLIPGTLDPGLQGGKVVALNYIYTVWGLWYSGKLFKEKGWDVPKTWDDFLAICKDAKSQGIGGLAHQGKYPYYINVAIMDLIAKQGGLDAMKAIDNLDPKAFVGSDAAAAAIDAIYEVVEKGYLMPGTNALTHTESQTRWNQYKAAFITCGSWLENEQLKQTPTDFDMKFMPMPSLSGDKLPFEAIRAGSGEPFIIPAKAGNLAGAQEFMRSMLSKEWSTLFAQKANSLTIVKDGVNAGVTLRPGTQSTVEASKAAGDNTFNYLYPNWYSEMDVSIQNASNELMAKRIQPKEWLKRAQAAVDKAAKDPASKKNHRD; encoded by the coding sequence ATGGGATCCACTTCCGCCGAGAACAGCAGCCCCGAGGGTGTCGGCCGGCGCGATCTGATCAAGCGGTCGGCCGCACTCGGTCTGATCTCCGTACCCACGATGAGCTTCCTGTCCGCGTGTGCGAGTGGCGGGAGCGACGACAACGGCTCCGGCAACAAGGACAAGGGCAAGGGCAAGACCAGCAAGACCAACCCCTTCGGTGTGGAAAAGGGCGGAAAGCTCGACGTCGTCGTCTTCAAGGGCGGTTACGGCGACGACTACGCCAAGGCCTGGGAAGCGGCCTTCGACAAGAAGTGGGGCACCACCAGCGCCCACACCGGCACCCAGGAGATCACCGGCAAGCTGCAGCCGCGCTTCAACGGCGGCAACCCGCCGGACATCGTCGACGACTCGGGCGCCCAGCAGATCAAGCTGGATGTGCTCTTCAAGAACGGCAACCTGCTCGACCTGGCCGCCGTCCTCGACGCGCCGTCGATCGACGACCCGTCGAAGAAGGTCCGCGACACCCTGATCCCGGGCACGCTCGACCCGGGCCTGCAGGGCGGCAAGGTCGTGGCCCTCAACTACATCTACACGGTGTGGGGCCTGTGGTACTCGGGCAAGCTCTTCAAGGAGAAGGGCTGGGACGTCCCGAAGACGTGGGACGACTTCCTCGCCATCTGCAAGGACGCCAAGTCGCAGGGCATCGGCGGTCTCGCCCACCAGGGCAAGTACCCGTACTACATCAACGTCGCCATCATGGACCTGATCGCCAAGCAGGGCGGTCTGGACGCCATGAAGGCGATCGACAACCTCGACCCCAAGGCGTTCGTCGGCAGCGACGCGGCGGCGGCGGCCATCGACGCGATCTACGAGGTCGTCGAGAAGGGCTACCTGATGCCGGGCACCAACGCCCTGACGCACACGGAGTCCCAGACCCGCTGGAACCAGTACAAGGCCGCGTTCATCACCTGTGGTTCCTGGCTGGAGAACGAGCAGCTGAAGCAGACCCCCACCGACTTCGACATGAAGTTCATGCCGATGCCCAGCCTGTCGGGGGACAAGCTGCCCTTCGAGGCGATCCGGGCCGGCTCGGGCGAGCCCTTCATCATCCCCGCGAAGGCCGGAAACCTCGCCGGAGCCCAGGAGTTCATGCGCTCCATGCTCTCCAAGGAGTGGTCGACGCTCTTCGCGCAGAAGGCCAACTCGCTCACCATCGTCAAGGACGGCGTCAACGCCGGCGTGACGCTGCGCCCGGGAACGCAGTCGACCGTCGAGGCCTCGAAGGCGGCGGGTGACAACACCTTCAACTATCTCTACCCCAACTGGTACAGCGAGATGGACGTCTCCATCCAGAACGCGTCCAACGAGCTGATGGCCAAGCGAATTCAGCCGAAGGAATGGCTGAAGCGCGCCCAGGCGGCCGTCGACAAGGCCGCCAAGGACCCGGCGTCCAAGAAGAACCACCGCGACTGA
- a CDS encoding GH92 family glycosyl hydrolase gives MGVAALSLIVASQGSAIALPAQAVTADRQFASSFESGDPAPDWINTVDTGLDGKKRSSGVDGGYSTGIPGNVTDHVTDVRASAENSGSGEVKENLVDGESSSKWLAFEPTGWVEFDLDAPVKVVTYALTSANDFAERDPSAWTLQGSTDGKDWKTLDTRSGESFAQRFQTKTYDIASPVEYQHFRLDITKNSGADILQLADVQFSTGGSDDPTPKDMLSLVDRGPSGSPTAKAGAGFTGKRALRYAGSHQADGRAYSYNKIFDVNVAVGRDTELAYRVFPSMADGDRDYDATNVSVDLAFTDGTYLSGLDAVDQHGFALTPQGQGAAKILYVNQWNDVTSRIGSVAAGKTVDRILLAYDSPKGPAKFRGWLDDVALRTVAPEKPKAHLADYALTTRGTNSSGGFSRGNNFPATAVPHGFNFWTPVTNAGSLSWLYDYARANNADNLPTIQAFSASHEPSPWMGDRQTFQVMPSTASGTPDTSRTARALAFRHENETARPYYYGVTFENGLKAEMAPTDHAAALRFTYPGADASVLFDNVTEQAGLTLDKENGIVTGYSDVKSGLSTGATRLFVYGTFDSPVTDGSSSGVKGYLKFTPRADHTVTLRLATSLISVDQAKDNLRQEIPEGTSFGTVKARAQKQWDKLLGKVEVEGATPDQLTTLYSSMYRLYLYPNSGFEKVGSKYQYASPFSAMPGQDTPTHTGAKIVDGKVYVNNGFWDTYRTTWPAYSLLTPGQAGEMVDGFVQQYKDGGWTSRWSSPGYADLMTGTSSDVAFADAYVKGVHFDAAAAYDAAVKNATVVPPASGVGRKGMTTSPFLGYTSTSTGEGFSWAMEGYVNDYGIARMGEALYKKTGKKRYKEESAYFLNRAQDYVNLFDKQAGFFQGRDAQGDWRVDSAKYDPRVWGYDYTETNGWGYAFTAPQDSRGLANLYGGQDALGQKLDTYFATPETASQDVVGSYGGVIHEMTEARDVRMGMYGHSNQVAHHVTYMYDAAGQPWKTQKDVREVLSRLYTGSGIGQGYHGDEDNGEQSAWYLFSSLGFYPLVMGSGEYAIGSPLFTKATVHLENGRDLVVKAPRNSAKNVYVQGVRFNGKKWNSTSLPHSLISRGGVLEFDMGSRPSSWGSGKNAAPVSITKDDKVPTPRADVLKGEGALFDNTSATDATVTTVDLPTAASAKGVQYTLTSSGDHTKAPAGWVLQGSSDGTKWKDLDRRSGESFAWDKQTRAFSVAHPGSYTHYRLVLDGSATLAEVELLA, from the coding sequence ATGGGGGTGGCAGCGCTTTCCCTGATCGTGGCCTCGCAGGGCTCCGCGATCGCTCTTCCGGCCCAAGCGGTCACCGCCGACCGGCAGTTCGCCTCCTCATTCGAATCGGGTGATCCCGCGCCGGACTGGATCAATACCGTGGACACCGGACTCGACGGTAAAAAGCGGTCGTCCGGCGTCGACGGCGGATACAGCACGGGCATCCCCGGCAACGTCACCGACCACGTCACGGACGTGCGGGCGAGCGCCGAGAACTCGGGTTCCGGCGAGGTCAAGGAGAACCTCGTCGACGGTGAGTCGAGCAGCAAGTGGCTGGCCTTCGAGCCCACCGGCTGGGTGGAGTTCGACCTCGACGCGCCCGTCAAGGTGGTCACCTACGCCCTGACGTCGGCCAACGACTTCGCCGAGCGCGACCCCAGCGCCTGGACCCTGCAGGGCTCCACGGACGGCAAGGACTGGAAGACCCTGGACACCCGCTCCGGCGAGTCGTTCGCCCAGCGGTTCCAGACGAAGACGTACGACATCGCGAGTCCCGTCGAGTACCAGCACTTCCGGCTCGACATCACGAAGAACAGCGGCGCGGACATCCTCCAGCTCGCCGACGTCCAGTTCTCCACGGGCGGTTCCGACGACCCGACCCCCAAGGACATGCTCTCGCTCGTGGACCGCGGGCCGAGCGGCTCCCCCACCGCGAAGGCGGGCGCCGGCTTCACCGGCAAGCGGGCCCTGCGGTACGCGGGTTCGCACCAGGCCGACGGCCGGGCGTACTCGTACAACAAGATCTTCGACGTGAACGTGGCCGTCGGGCGCGACACCGAACTGGCGTACCGGGTCTTCCCCTCCATGGCGGACGGTGACCGGGACTACGACGCCACGAACGTGTCGGTGGACCTGGCGTTCACGGACGGCACGTATCTCAGCGGTCTGGACGCGGTCGACCAGCACGGGTTCGCGCTCACCCCGCAGGGGCAGGGCGCGGCAAAGATCCTCTACGTCAACCAGTGGAACGACGTCACCTCGCGGATAGGATCCGTCGCCGCCGGGAAGACGGTCGACCGGATCCTGCTCGCGTACGACTCCCCGAAGGGACCGGCCAAGTTCCGCGGCTGGCTGGACGACGTCGCGCTGAGGACCGTCGCGCCCGAGAAGCCCAAGGCCCACCTGGCGGACTACGCGCTCACCACCCGTGGCACCAACTCCAGCGGCGGGTTCTCGCGCGGCAACAACTTCCCGGCGACGGCCGTGCCGCACGGCTTCAACTTCTGGACCCCGGTGACCAACGCCGGTTCGCTGAGCTGGCTGTACGACTACGCACGTGCGAACAACGCGGACAACCTGCCGACCATCCAGGCGTTCAGTGCCAGCCATGAGCCGAGCCCGTGGATGGGCGACCGGCAGACCTTCCAGGTGATGCCCTCGACCGCGTCCGGCACCCCGGACACCTCGCGCACCGCCCGCGCGCTGGCCTTCAGGCACGAGAACGAGACCGCGCGCCCGTACTACTACGGGGTGACCTTCGAGAACGGGCTCAAGGCGGAGATGGCCCCGACGGACCACGCCGCGGCTCTGCGCTTCACCTACCCGGGCGCGGACGCGAGCGTGCTGTTCGACAACGTGACCGAGCAGGCGGGGCTGACCCTCGACAAGGAGAACGGGATCGTCACCGGCTACTCCGACGTGAAGTCGGGGCTGTCGACGGGCGCCACCCGGCTCTTCGTCTACGGCACCTTCGACTCGCCCGTGACGGACGGCTCCTCGTCCGGGGTCAAGGGCTATCTGAAGTTCACGCCCCGGGCCGACCACACGGTGACCCTGCGCCTGGCCACCTCGCTCATCAGCGTCGACCAGGCCAAGGACAACCTGCGCCAGGAGATCCCCGAGGGCACCTCCTTCGGCACCGTCAAGGCACGGGCCCAGAAGCAGTGGGACAAGCTGCTGGGCAAGGTCGAGGTCGAGGGCGCGACCCCCGACCAGCTCACGACGCTGTACTCCAGCATGTACCGGCTGTACCTGTACCCCAACTCCGGCTTCGAGAAGGTCGGTTCGAAGTACCAGTACGCGTCGCCGTTCTCCGCGATGCCGGGCCAGGACACCCCGACCCACACCGGCGCGAAGATCGTCGACGGCAAGGTGTACGTCAACAACGGCTTCTGGGACACCTACCGGACGACCTGGCCCGCGTACTCGCTCCTGACACCCGGTCAAGCGGGCGAGATGGTGGACGGGTTCGTGCAGCAGTACAAGGACGGCGGCTGGACCTCACGCTGGTCCTCGCCCGGCTACGCGGACCTGATGACCGGCACCTCCTCCGACGTGGCGTTCGCGGACGCGTACGTGAAGGGCGTCCACTTCGACGCGGCAGCGGCCTACGACGCCGCGGTGAAGAACGCGACGGTCGTCCCGCCGGCCTCCGGTGTCGGCCGCAAGGGCATGACGACCTCCCCCTTCCTCGGCTACACGTCGACCTCGACGGGCGAGGGCTTCTCGTGGGCCATGGAGGGCTACGTCAACGACTACGGCATCGCCCGGATGGGCGAGGCCCTCTACAAGAAGACCGGCAAGAAGCGCTACAAGGAGGAGTCCGCGTACTTCCTCAACCGCGCCCAGGACTACGTGAACCTCTTCGACAAGCAGGCCGGGTTCTTCCAGGGCCGTGACGCGCAGGGCGACTGGCGTGTCGACTCGGCGAAGTACGACCCGCGCGTGTGGGGTTACGACTACACCGAGACGAACGGCTGGGGCTACGCGTTCACCGCGCCCCAGGACTCGCGGGGCCTGGCCAACCTGTACGGCGGCCAGGACGCGCTGGGCCAGAAGCTCGACACGTACTTCGCCACCCCCGAGACGGCCTCGCAGGACGTCGTCGGCTCCTACGGCGGGGTCATCCACGAGATGACCGAGGCCCGCGACGTACGGATGGGCATGTACGGGCACTCCAACCAGGTGGCCCACCACGTCACCTACATGTACGACGCGGCCGGCCAGCCGTGGAAGACCCAGAAGGACGTCCGCGAGGTCCTCTCGCGGCTCTACACGGGCAGTGGGATCGGGCAGGGCTACCACGGCGACGAGGACAACGGCGAGCAGTCGGCCTGGTACCTCTTCTCCTCGCTCGGCTTCTACCCGCTGGTGATGGGCAGTGGTGAGTACGCCATCGGCTCCCCGCTGTTCACCAAGGCGACGGTCCACCTGGAGAACGGCCGGGACCTGGTCGTCAAGGCGCCCAGGAACAGCGCGAAGAACGTCTACGTGCAGGGCGTGCGGTTCAACGGCAAGAAGTGGAACTCCACCTCGCTCCCGCACTCGCTCATCTCCCGTGGCGGTGTGCTGGAGTTCGACATGGGGTCCAGGCCGTCCTCGTGGGGCAGCGGCAAGAACGCGGCGCCCGTCTCGATCACGAAGGACGACAAGGTGCCCACGCCTCGGGCGGACGTCCTGAAGGGTGAGGGCGCGCTCTTCGACAACACCTCGGCGACGGACGCCACCGTCACGACGGTGGACCTGCCGACGGCGGCCTCCGCCAAGGGCGTCCAGTACACGCTGACGTCGTCGGGGGACCACACGAAGGCGCCGGCCGGCTGGGTCCTGCAGGGCTCGTCCGACGGCACCAAGTGGAAGGACCTCGACCGGCGTTCCGGCGAGTCCTTCGCGTGGGACAAGCAGACCCGGGCGTTCTCGGTGGCGCATCCGGGCTCGTACACGCACTACCGGCTGGTCCTCGACGGCTCGGCGACGCTCGCGGAGGTGGAGCTGCTGGCCTGA
- a CDS encoding GH92 family glycosyl hydrolase yields the protein MRFRPSSVLLAVVLAAGGITPAVAATAPPPDLVGDPTGYVDPLIGTKNGGNVFPGAVVPFGMLSWSPENTRGDATRTAAPGGYQYDATRVRGFSLTHMSGTGCAGGSGDIPFFPYAGEVTSSPASDTKDAVYASDFAHADETAEPGHYRVGLSSGVTADLTATARTGSGRFTFPADKPASLLIRTANSEVGSTASDVRIDPATRTVSGSVTSGNFCGYLDPEGQRDYYTLYFTARFDRSFKTTGTWQDDRLSPGSTRASGGTGGFSDGGRPAAGKGAGGYVEFAPGTGPVNVKVGISYVSRAGAAANLAAENPPSRSFDAVRSAAHRAWRDRLGAIRVGGGTDADRTTFYTALYHALLHPNVISDADRRYRGSDARVHVVGRGHGAQYGTFSGWDVYRSQVQLLTLLSPDTGSDIAQSLLELARQNGGVWDRWLHGASGTHVMNGDPSPAALAGIRAFGGTGFDLRGALKSLVKAATVPTEGDLSSSGKPVLSVGQRPSLDKYLRQHYMPSVSNAWGGAAETLEMSGADFALSQLATAAGEKETAARFAERSQWWQNNFDLAADRAGGYIANRKADGSWVTGFTPATGNGFVEGTAAQYTWMVQHNPAGLFAAMGGRDKALDRLDTFFHNADGSWAFTGSGGDKSELDNEPSINVPYLYDYAGAPYKAQETVRAAMSRLWTTQPGGIPGNDDLGEMSSWYVFSALGMYPQVPSRAELVLSSPLFSRVRIERPGRNDIEIRAAGAAADAPYVQSLKVDGRSSTRPWLPASFVRDGGTLDYTLSGTPNRGWGADPGASPPSFRAGEQPYQIGVGPTAATLAPGGSTQVDIRALALNGGTGPEVRFHVDTPDGVTANPVDGTVTDGARSVTLTAADTARQGFYDVKVTVTSGGGSYEQPVALTVAAPGSLPAAYDNTGVSDDTGDHDEADYDGGGWSYSRQALAAAGLTPGGQGTVDGLAFTWPDSPAGRPDNAAAHGQSIELARPAARLSFIGSAVNGNQRATATVTYTDGSTGQVDLSFTDWTVGGGGGTVQYGNETVARATYRNVAGADKDPVATYVFATKPFAAPAGKTVRSVRLPDNADLHVFTLAVD from the coding sequence ATGCGTTTCCGTCCGTCATCCGTCCTGCTCGCCGTCGTCCTGGCGGCCGGCGGCATCACCCCCGCGGTGGCCGCCACCGCCCCACCGCCCGACCTCGTCGGGGACCCCACCGGCTACGTCGACCCGCTGATCGGCACCAAGAACGGCGGCAACGTCTTCCCCGGCGCCGTAGTGCCCTTCGGGATGCTCTCCTGGAGCCCGGAGAACACCCGCGGGGACGCCACCCGCACGGCCGCGCCCGGCGGCTACCAGTACGACGCCACCCGCGTCCGGGGCTTCAGCCTCACCCACATGTCCGGCACGGGCTGCGCGGGCGGCAGCGGAGACATCCCGTTCTTCCCGTACGCGGGCGAGGTCACCTCCTCGCCGGCGAGCGACACCAAGGACGCGGTGTACGCGAGCGACTTCGCGCACGCGGACGAGACCGCCGAGCCCGGCCACTACCGGGTCGGCCTCTCCTCCGGTGTCACCGCGGACCTCACGGCGACCGCCCGCACCGGCTCGGGCCGCTTCACCTTCCCGGCCGACAAGCCCGCCTCGCTGCTGATCCGCACCGCCAACTCCGAGGTGGGCTCCACGGCGTCGGACGTGCGCATCGACCCGGCGACCCGGACGGTCTCCGGCTCCGTCACCTCCGGGAACTTCTGCGGCTATCTCGACCCCGAGGGCCAACGCGACTACTACACGCTGTACTTCACCGCCCGTTTCGACCGGTCCTTCAAAACGACCGGCACCTGGCAGGACGACCGGCTGAGCCCGGGATCCACCCGGGCGAGCGGCGGCACCGGCGGTTTCTCCGACGGCGGGCGCCCGGCCGCGGGCAAGGGAGCCGGCGGATACGTCGAGTTCGCTCCCGGAACCGGCCCGGTGAACGTCAAGGTCGGCATCTCGTACGTCAGCCGGGCGGGGGCCGCGGCCAACCTCGCGGCCGAGAACCCGCCGTCCCGTTCCTTCGACGCGGTCCGGTCCGCCGCCCACCGGGCCTGGCGCGACCGGCTCGGCGCGATCCGGGTCGGCGGTGGCACCGACGCCGACCGCACCACCTTCTACACCGCGCTCTACCACGCCCTCCTGCATCCCAACGTCATCAGTGACGCCGACCGCAGATACCGGGGGAGCGACGCCAGGGTCCATGTCGTCGGCCGGGGCCACGGGGCGCAGTACGGCACCTTCTCCGGCTGGGACGTCTACCGCTCCCAGGTCCAGCTGCTCACCCTCCTCAGCCCGGACACCGGCTCCGACATCGCCCAGTCGCTGCTCGAACTGGCCCGGCAGAACGGCGGGGTCTGGGACCGCTGGCTGCACGGCGCGAGCGGTACCCACGTCATGAACGGCGACCCCTCGCCGGCCGCGCTCGCCGGCATCCGGGCCTTCGGCGGTACCGGCTTCGATCTGCGGGGCGCGCTGAAGTCGCTGGTGAAGGCGGCGACCGTGCCGACCGAAGGGGACCTGTCCTCGTCGGGCAAGCCGGTCCTGTCCGTGGGGCAGCGCCCCTCGCTCGACAAGTACCTCCGGCAGCACTACATGCCGTCCGTGTCCAACGCCTGGGGCGGCGCCGCCGAGACGCTGGAGATGTCCGGCGCGGACTTCGCGCTCTCCCAGCTCGCCACGGCGGCGGGGGAGAAGGAGACGGCCGCCCGGTTCGCCGAGCGCTCACAGTGGTGGCAGAACAACTTCGACCTCGCGGCCGACCGGGCCGGCGGCTACATCGCCAACCGCAAGGCGGACGGCAGCTGGGTCACCGGCTTCACCCCGGCCACCGGCAACGGCTTCGTGGAGGGCACGGCGGCCCAGTACACCTGGATGGTCCAGCACAACCCGGCCGGGCTCTTCGCGGCCATGGGAGGACGTGACAAGGCCCTCGACCGTCTCGACACCTTCTTCCACAACGCGGACGGCAGCTGGGCGTTCACGGGCAGCGGTGGCGACAAGTCGGAGCTGGACAACGAGCCGTCGATCAACGTCCCCTACCTCTACGACTACGCGGGCGCGCCCTACAAGGCACAGGAGACCGTGCGCGCGGCGATGAGCCGGCTGTGGACGACGCAGCCCGGCGGGATCCCCGGCAACGACGACCTCGGTGAGATGTCGTCCTGGTACGTCTTCTCCGCGCTCGGCATGTATCCCCAGGTGCCCTCCCGGGCCGAACTCGTCCTCTCCTCACCCCTGTTCAGCCGCGTCAGGATCGAGCGCCCGGGCCGCAACGACATCGAGATCCGGGCGGCGGGAGCGGCGGCGGACGCCCCGTACGTGCAGTCGCTGAAGGTCGACGGCCGGTCCAGCACGCGCCCCTGGCTGCCGGCGTCCTTCGTCCGCGACGGCGGCACCCTCGACTACACGCTCTCCGGCACCCCGAACCGCGGCTGGGGCGCCGACCCGGGCGCGTCTCCGCCGTCCTTCCGCGCCGGTGAGCAGCCCTACCAGATCGGCGTCGGGCCGACCGCCGCGACGCTCGCGCCCGGCGGCAGCACCCAGGTCGACATCCGCGCGCTGGCGCTGAACGGCGGCACGGGCCCCGAGGTCCGCTTCCACGTGGACACACCGGACGGCGTGACCGCGAACCCCGTGGACGGAACGGTGACCGACGGCGCCCGGTCGGTCACCCTCACCGCGGCCGACACGGCCCGGCAGGGCTTCTACGACGTCAAGGTCACCGTGACGTCCGGCGGCGGCTCCTACGAGCAGCCGGTGGCGCTGACCGTCGCGGCTCCCGGGTCGCTGCCGGCCGCGTACGACAACACGGGCGTCTCCGACGACACCGGGGACCACGACGAGGCCGACTACGACGGCGGCGGCTGGAGCTACTCGCGGCAGGCCCTCGCGGCCGCGGGGCTGACCCCGGGCGGCCAGGGCACCGTGGACGGGCTCGCCTTCACCTGGCCTGACTCGCCCGCCGGCCGGCCCGACAACGCCGCGGCGCACGGCCAGAGCATCGAACTCGCCCGTCCGGCGGCCCGGTTGTCCTTCATCGGCAGCGCGGTCAACGGAAACCAGCGGGCCACGGCGACCGTCACCTACACCGACGGCAGCACCGGCCAGGTCGACCTCTCCTTCACCGACTGGACGGTCGGCGGCGGGGGCGGCACCGTCCAGTACGGCAACGAGACCGTCGCCAGGGCCACCTACCGCAACGTCGCGGGCGCGGACAAGGACCCCGTCGCCACCTACGTCTTCGCGACGAAGCCCTTCGCCGCTCCGGCCGGCAAGACCGTACGGAGCGTGAGACTGCCCGACAACGCGGATCTGCATGTCTTCACCCTCGCGGTGGACTGA